Proteins from one Anaerohalosphaeraceae bacterium genomic window:
- a CDS encoding prepilin-type N-terminal cleavage/methylation domain-containing protein translates to MKRERLQRGGYGFTLLELLTVLAVVVLLVSILLPSLRAARQRAKKTVCLSNLRQVGLAIRAYAYDYNDTIPFGPEGLPIMGHNFYTATGNVTSLLSLLDGRPVGLGLLLNGYLSEQPKVLFCPGADQPSEADRQLANVGRRQAQSDYYYRHASVALLSGKPDTFHIRLSDLGKNRNGRRIRALVMDVQFLVHPSLEAFGVFTRTSHLRKTVNLLYADGAVRSADNSDDRFTVDVGARPYDALEEILKRFELADEFDLSGD, encoded by the coding sequence ATGAAAAGGGAGCGGCTTCAACGGGGCGGATATGGTTTTACACTGCTGGAACTGCTGACTGTCCTTGCGGTCGTGGTCCTGCTGGTTTCTATCCTGCTGCCTTCGCTTCGCGCCGCTCGTCAGAGAGCCAAAAAGACGGTGTGTCTGTCCAATCTGCGCCAGGTGGGGCTGGCGATACGGGCCTATGCCTACGATTACAATGACACGATTCCCTTCGGCCCCGAAGGGCTGCCGATTATGGGGCATAATTTTTATACGGCCACCGGCAATGTCACCAGTCTCCTGTCGCTGCTGGACGGTCGTCCCGTCGGGCTGGGGCTTTTGCTGAACGGCTATTTGTCCGAACAGCCCAAGGTGCTGTTCTGTCCGGGGGCCGACCAGCCCTCTGAGGCCGACAGGCAGCTGGCCAATGTCGGGCGCCGCCAGGCCCAGAGCGATTATTATTACCGCCACGCCTCCGTTGCCCTGCTGAGCGGCAAGCCGGATACGTTTCACATCCGGCTCAGCGATCTGGGAAAAAACCGAAACGGCCGCCGCATTCGTGCGCTGGTGATGGACGTGCAGTTTCTGGTACATCCGTCGCTGGAGGCCTTTGGAGTGTTTACCCGGACCAGTCATCTGCGCAAAACGGTCAATCTGCTGTATGCGGATGGGGCCGTCCGCTCCGCCGACAACTCCGACGACCGCTTTACGGTTGATGTCGGCGCCCGGCCGTATGATGCCCTCGAGGAAATCCTCAAGCGGTTCGAGCTGGCCGACGAATTCGACCTGTCCGGCGACTGA
- a CDS encoding PQQ-binding-like beta-propeller repeat protein produces MTHAADWPCWRGPNHDGISSEKDWDPMVLSDSAKPLWTASVGTGFSAVSVAEGKAVTMGNINKNTDVVWCFDVQTGVLLWKHTYDEPLTPNLYEGGPNATPTIHQGKVYTISKTGKVFCLDLNSGAVIWQQNADLKKPEWGYAGSPLIAGDRIFLNAGLTGVALHKDTGAVLWQSEKEPCGYATAVIFPRQDRFEVLLFSKDHLYSVAPEDGRVLWAYPWKTDWDVNASDPVVWDDEILITSGYNRGASVLKVLPEGPKRVWENKNLRSQLSGPILLDGCVYGIDDNQLVCLDWKTGQVQWTEKSVGKGTLTAAAGKLIVLSENGRLMIAPASPKEFSVIASAPILKGRCWTMPVLSNGLIYARNAKGDLVCIDVRRKPAASLLDSPPILAASEMAEPSAGSDWACWRGPNRDNRSPETGLLKEWPAEGLQLLWKADDLGDGYSSVCVAERKIFVTGLKDKRGVLTCLDWDGNRLWTADYGPEWTGSFPGVRGAPVAADGLLYVLSGQGRLVCFSPETGREKWAAELYTEFQGPLPRWGVSMAPIVAEGKVFVTIGGPKTTMAAVDAQKGHVVWTTESLNDTASYCTPAIFQWAGRTILAGMTENYLFAVDAASGQLFWKYPMKDYIKGRNWGVHCNTPIFYEGGLLFVSGYDMGSIKFTFTQDGWSLQREWTNQEFDCHHGGVVFHDGYVYGSTWKNNEDGLWACIDWKTGELMYAQRWHNKGSILWADGLFYAYAEKPGVIGLIKADPKEFVPVSEMTITLGDKQHWTHPVISRGRFFVRRGNTLMVYSIRQNAAKKNVN; encoded by the coding sequence ATGACACATGCAGCGGACTGGCCCTGCTGGAGAGGACCGAATCACGACGGCATTTCTTCGGAGAAGGATTGGGACCCGATGGTTCTGTCTGATTCCGCCAAGCCCCTTTGGACGGCTTCTGTGGGGACGGGGTTTTCGGCGGTTTCTGTGGCCGAAGGCAAGGCCGTGACGATGGGGAATATCAACAAAAACACCGATGTTGTCTGGTGTTTCGATGTCCAAACCGGCGTACTCCTCTGGAAGCATACCTATGATGAACCCCTGACCCCCAATTTGTACGAGGGAGGGCCGAATGCGACGCCGACCATTCATCAGGGAAAGGTCTATACCATCAGCAAAACCGGCAAGGTTTTCTGTCTGGACCTCAACAGCGGGGCGGTGATTTGGCAGCAGAATGCCGACCTCAAAAAGCCGGAGTGGGGCTATGCGGGTTCTCCGCTGATTGCGGGCGACCGCATTTTTTTGAATGCGGGTTTAACGGGTGTAGCCCTGCACAAAGACACCGGCGCCGTCCTTTGGCAAAGCGAGAAGGAACCCTGCGGATATGCCACCGCTGTGATTTTTCCCCGACAGGATCGATTTGAGGTTCTTCTGTTCAGCAAAGACCATTTATACAGTGTCGCACCGGAGGACGGCCGCGTTTTGTGGGCGTACCCGTGGAAGACTGACTGGGACGTAAATGCTTCTGATCCGGTTGTTTGGGATGATGAGATTCTGATTACCTCCGGCTACAATCGGGGGGCTTCGGTTCTGAAGGTTCTGCCGGAAGGGCCGAAGAGGGTCTGGGAAAACAAAAACCTCCGCTCGCAGCTTTCCGGTCCGATTCTGCTGGACGGCTGCGTGTACGGAATTGATGACAATCAGCTGGTTTGCCTGGATTGGAAGACCGGTCAGGTGCAGTGGACGGAAAAAAGCGTCGGCAAGGGTACGCTGACGGCGGCGGCGGGCAAGCTGATTGTTTTGAGCGAAAACGGGCGTCTGATGATTGCTCCCGCCTCTCCGAAAGAGTTCTCCGTGATTGCCTCGGCTCCGATTCTCAAGGGCCGCTGCTGGACGATGCCGGTTTTGTCCAACGGCCTGATTTATGCCCGCAACGCCAAGGGCGATCTGGTCTGCATCGATGTCCGCCGCAAACCGGCTGCCTCCTTGCTGGATTCGCCGCCGATTCTGGCCGCTTCCGAGATGGCCGAACCGTCCGCAGGGTCGGATTGGGCCTGTTGGCGGGGGCCGAATCGGGACAATCGGAGCCCGGAGACCGGCTTGCTGAAGGAATGGCCTGCCGAAGGCCTGCAGCTGCTCTGGAAGGCCGACGATCTGGGCGACGGATACTCGTCGGTTTGTGTGGCGGAGCGGAAGATTTTTGTTACAGGGCTGAAAGATAAACGCGGCGTCCTGACTTGTCTGGATTGGGACGGCAATCGGCTCTGGACTGCCGACTACGGTCCGGAGTGGACCGGTTCTTTCCCGGGCGTACGCGGAGCTCCTGTTGCGGCTGACGGCCTTCTTTATGTCCTTAGCGGTCAGGGTCGGCTTGTGTGTTTTTCTCCTGAGACCGGCCGGGAAAAGTGGGCGGCGGAACTGTACACTGAGTTTCAGGGGCCTTTGCCTCGCTGGGGGGTGTCGATGGCGCCGATTGTGGCGGAGGGGAAAGTCTTTGTGACCATCGGCGGTCCGAAAACCACCATGGCGGCGGTCGATGCCCAAAAAGGGCACGTCGTCTGGACAACGGAAAGTCTGAATGATACGGCTTCCTACTGCACTCCGGCGATTTTTCAATGGGCCGGACGAACCATCCTGGCCGGAATGACGGAAAATTATCTCTTTGCCGTCGATGCCGCTTCCGGACAGCTCTTCTGGAAATATCCGATGAAGGATTATATCAAAGGCCGCAACTGGGGTGTGCATTGCAATACTCCGATTTTTTATGAAGGGGGGCTGCTGTTTGTCAGCGGCTATGATATGGGCTCGATTAAGTTTACGTTTACGCAGGACGGCTGGTCGCTCCAGCGGGAATGGACCAATCAGGAATTCGACTGCCATCACGGCGGTGTGGTTTTTCACGACGGTTACGTGTACGGTTCGACCTGGAAAAATAACGAGGACGGGCTTTGGGCCTGCATTGATTGGAAGACCGGCGAGCTGATGTATGCCCAGCGGTGGCACAACAAGGGCTCGATTCTCTGGGCGGACGGGCTTTTTTATGCCTATGCGGAAAAACCCGGTGTCATCGGTCTGATTAAGGCCGACCCGAAAGAATTTGTGCCCGTCAGCGAAATGACCATTACGCTGGGCGACAAGCAGCACTGGACGCATCCGGTCATCAGCCGCGGGCGGTTTTTTGTGCGGCGCGGCAATACGCTGATGGTCTATTCCATTCGCCAAAATGCTGCAAAAAAGAATGTCAATTAG
- a CDS encoding 2Fe-2S iron-sulfur cluster-binding protein: MITLVIDNQTVQVPPGTTVLQAARSLGIPIPALCYRQDFEPSSSCMVCVVEVEGFSGLMPSCALMAEEGMRVRTNTPQILAARRAALELLLSDHIGDCEGPCRSGCPAGMDIPRMIRYLAAGEWTKAIEIVKRDLALPAVLGRICPAPCERVCRRARQDQAVSICLLKRFAADRDLQSPTPYRPICRPSSGKKVAVVGAGPCGLSAAYYLARHGHPCVIFEQKDKAGGMLRCRQLQEKLPETILEREIGQIFDLGVSFRPNQKLGRDFYLENLHREFDAVFLALGGGAADEHLASQLRMKDGHIEVDHSTLQTSREGVFAGGGLIGSRRHCVKAVADGKLAALTIHQYLMGGKAAGEPSEFHSRLGALTEEEWRKFVSSADLISRVEPADPEMGFSEEEVVREARRCLHCDCRKKKNCKLRQLSTELKPVVGTYKGQRRQYARADSHWEVVFESGKCIQCGLCVQVLNRNNLSEGLTFRGRGFGMQVSAALDKAPDLAAGEAGRLCVQVCPTGAWALKNR; this comes from the coding sequence ATGATTACGCTGGTGATTGACAATCAAACGGTGCAGGTGCCGCCGGGCACGACGGTTTTGCAGGCCGCCCGGTCCCTCGGCATTCCTATCCCTGCGCTCTGCTATCGCCAAGACTTTGAGCCGTCTTCCAGCTGTATGGTGTGTGTGGTGGAGGTGGAGGGCTTCAGCGGCCTGATGCCTTCCTGTGCGTTGATGGCGGAAGAAGGAATGCGGGTGCGGACGAATACACCGCAGATTTTAGCGGCTCGCCGCGCCGCGCTCGAGTTGCTTTTAAGCGATCACATCGGCGATTGCGAAGGGCCGTGCCGTTCGGGCTGTCCGGCGGGGATGGATATCCCGCGGATGATTCGATATCTGGCCGCCGGAGAATGGACAAAAGCTATAGAGATTGTCAAAAGAGACCTTGCTTTGCCTGCGGTGTTGGGCCGCATTTGTCCGGCTCCGTGCGAAAGGGTCTGCCGACGAGCCCGTCAGGACCAGGCCGTCTCGATCTGTCTGTTGAAGCGGTTTGCCGCCGATAGAGATTTGCAGTCGCCGACACCGTATCGACCCATTTGCAGGCCCTCCAGCGGAAAGAAAGTTGCCGTGGTTGGGGCCGGTCCCTGCGGACTTTCCGCGGCGTATTATCTGGCTCGACATGGGCATCCATGCGTGATTTTTGAGCAGAAAGACAAAGCCGGCGGGATGCTGCGGTGCAGGCAGCTGCAGGAAAAGCTCCCGGAAACGATATTGGAGCGGGAGATTGGGCAGATTTTTGATTTGGGGGTTTCTTTCCGTCCAAACCAGAAATTGGGGAGAGATTTTTATTTGGAGAATCTGCATCGAGAATTTGATGCAGTTTTTCTAGCTCTCGGTGGAGGGGCAGCGGATGAGCATTTGGCATCCCAGCTTCGAATGAAGGATGGACACATCGAAGTGGACCATTCAACCCTTCAAACCTCGCGGGAGGGAGTCTTTGCTGGCGGGGGACTTATCGGCAGCCGCCGTCATTGTGTCAAGGCCGTTGCAGACGGCAAGCTCGCCGCCCTCACTATTCATCAGTATCTTATGGGAGGCAAGGCAGCAGGAGAACCGTCGGAGTTTCACAGCCGTTTAGGAGCCTTAACGGAGGAAGAATGGCGAAAATTTGTCTCTTCGGCTGATTTGATATCAAGAGTAGAGCCAGCCGACCCCGAAATGGGTTTTTCGGAGGAGGAAGTGGTCCGAGAGGCCCGTCGGTGTCTGCATTGTGATTGTCGGAAAAAGAAAAACTGCAAATTACGTCAACTTTCTACTGAACTGAAGCCCGTTGTCGGGACGTATAAGGGGCAACGTAGACAATATGCGCGTGCAGATTCTCATTGGGAGGTTGTGTTTGAATCCGGGAAATGTATTCAATGCGGACTTTGTGTACAGGTTTTAAACAGAAACAATCTTTCGGAAGGCCTGACCTTCCGCGGCAGGGGGTTTGGGATGCAGGTTTCCGCTGCTCTGGATAAAGCACCTGATTTGGCGGCAGGAGAAGCGGGTCGTTTGTGTGTACAAGTTTGTCCAACCGGTGCGTGGGCACTGAAAAATCGATAG
- a CDS encoding NAD(P)H-dependent oxidoreductase subunit E yields the protein MNALTESSVREFVDRCVGQIGSTPDKTLPLLQAVQKQYGYLPAEALQRLSEWMGRSPAELWGVATFYDQFRFKPAGRHRIRVCVGTACHVKGAGEVFEAFRRHLQIPQEEDTDSQRLFTLEQVACLGCCMLAPAVQIDDVIYGYLSPEKVPSVLRDFLSQTQETAASARHRTASGGSGEVRICLDTSCRAVGSHRVYQAFEEVIRRDRLGVRLRDVSCHGASYLAPLAEVETGGRVYRYGCVKPSDAEAILHRHFRPQTLTARVGSAVRRFLDTLIEDRIGEPPVRFETTIRDEDLSGYVKPQVPMATDGAGRSGPLDWEDFQKQGGLEALRKCLFEKSPQEVLNEIEQSGLRGRGGGGYPAFRKWQAVRANPEKPKYIICNGDEGDPGAFMDRMLMESYPFRILEGMAIAAWTVGASEGYLYIRDEYPLAVERMKEALRIFSQHGWLGERIGGTDFSLHLEICTGAGAFVCGEETALIASIEGRRPMPRLRPPYPSEKGLWDKPTLIHNAETLSLVPAIVRQGAASMASIGTAGSRGTKVFALAGKVRRGGLVEVPMGVTIRQIVEEIGGGTASGKPFKAVQIGGPSGGCIPASMADIPIDYDSLTQAGAMMGSGGLVVLDESDCMVEIARYFLEFTQRQSCGRCTFCRVGTKRMLEILERICRGEGTASDLGKLESLGHLIQAGSLCGLGSTAPNPVLSTIRYFRNEYEAHLQGRCPAGRCRALIYYAITDRCIGCTRCAQHCPAGAIDMQPYQQHQINRDRCIRCGTCRAVCPADAVRVESGR from the coding sequence ATGAATGCTTTGACGGAATCTTCTGTCCGAGAGTTTGTGGACCGGTGTGTCGGGCAAATCGGCAGCACGCCGGACAAGACGCTGCCGCTGCTTCAGGCTGTTCAGAAGCAGTACGGCTATCTGCCTGCGGAAGCCCTGCAGCGCCTCAGTGAATGGATGGGCCGTTCGCCGGCCGAGCTGTGGGGGGTCGCAACGTTTTACGACCAATTTCGATTCAAACCGGCCGGTCGGCACCGCATTCGGGTCTGCGTCGGGACGGCCTGCCACGTCAAGGGAGCCGGAGAGGTGTTTGAGGCCTTTCGGCGGCATCTGCAGATTCCGCAAGAGGAGGATACCGATTCCCAGCGGCTGTTTACACTCGAACAGGTGGCCTGTCTGGGCTGCTGTATGCTGGCACCGGCCGTACAGATTGATGATGTGATTTACGGCTATCTGTCGCCGGAAAAAGTGCCGTCTGTTCTGCGGGATTTTTTAAGCCAGACGCAGGAAACGGCGGCTTCGGCCCGACACAGAACCGCCTCCGGCGGATCCGGAGAAGTGCGGATTTGTCTGGATACGAGCTGTCGGGCGGTGGGAAGTCATCGGGTTTATCAGGCGTTTGAGGAGGTGATTCGCCGGGACCGTCTGGGGGTGCGGCTGCGTGACGTGTCCTGCCATGGGGCTTCCTATCTGGCCCCGCTGGCGGAGGTGGAGACCGGAGGGCGGGTTTATCGCTACGGATGTGTGAAGCCCTCCGATGCCGAAGCGATTCTGCATCGGCATTTTCGCCCGCAGACCCTCACAGCCCGAGTCGGTTCGGCGGTCCGACGGTTTCTGGATACGCTGATTGAAGACCGAATCGGAGAACCGCCCGTTCGATTTGAAACGACGATTCGGGATGAGGACTTGAGCGGCTATGTAAAGCCGCAGGTGCCGATGGCGACCGATGGAGCCGGGCGGTCCGGTCCGCTGGATTGGGAGGATTTTCAAAAGCAGGGCGGTCTGGAGGCCCTGCGAAAGTGCCTGTTCGAAAAGAGCCCGCAGGAGGTTTTAAACGAAATTGAGCAGAGCGGCCTGCGGGGACGAGGCGGAGGCGGCTATCCGGCCTTTCGCAAGTGGCAGGCCGTGCGGGCCAATCCCGAAAAGCCCAAATACATTATCTGCAACGGCGACGAAGGTGACCCGGGCGCTTTTATGGACCGGATGCTGATGGAATCCTATCCGTTTCGGATTTTGGAGGGGATGGCGATTGCCGCCTGGACCGTCGGGGCCTCAGAGGGGTATCTGTATATCCGGGATGAATACCCGCTGGCGGTGGAGCGGATGAAAGAGGCTCTGAGGATTTTTTCACAGCACGGCTGGCTGGGCGAACGCATCGGCGGCACGGATTTTTCTCTGCACCTGGAGATTTGCACCGGCGCCGGAGCCTTCGTCTGCGGAGAAGAAACGGCGCTGATTGCCAGCATTGAAGGGCGGCGACCGATGCCGCGGCTTCGTCCGCCGTACCCGTCCGAAAAAGGCCTGTGGGACAAGCCGACGCTGATTCATAATGCCGAGACCCTCTCGCTGGTGCCGGCGATTGTTCGGCAGGGGGCGGCCTCGATGGCCTCCATCGGAACGGCCGGCAGCCGCGGCACCAAAGTCTTTGCGCTGGCTGGCAAGGTTAGGCGAGGCGGGCTGGTGGAAGTCCCGATGGGGGTTACCATCCGTCAGATTGTCGAGGAAATCGGCGGCGGTACGGCTTCCGGAAAACCGTTCAAAGCCGTGCAGATCGGAGGACCTTCCGGCGGCTGCATCCCGGCGTCTATGGCGGATATTCCCATTGATTATGATTCACTCACGCAGGCCGGGGCGATGATGGGCTCCGGCGGCCTGGTGGTGCTTGATGAAAGCGATTGTATGGTGGAAATCGCCCGGTATTTTCTTGAGTTCACGCAGCGGCAGTCCTGCGGACGCTGTACGTTCTGCCGGGTGGGAACCAAACGGATGCTCGAGATTCTCGAGCGGATTTGCCGCGGTGAGGGAACAGCATCGGATTTGGGCAAACTGGAGAGTTTGGGACATTTGATTCAGGCCGGCAGTCTGTGCGGACTGGGTTCAACGGCCCCTAATCCGGTGCTTTCGACTATTCGTTATTTTCGGAATGAATATGAGGCACATCTGCAGGGCCGCTGTCCGGCCGGGCGATGCCGGGCATTGATTTATTATGCCATTACAGACCGCTGCATCGGCTGCACGCGCTGTGCCCAGCATTGTCCGGCAGGGGCCATCGACATGCAGCCCTATCAGCAGCATCAGATTAATCGCGACAGGTGCATCCGCTGCGGTACCTGCAGGGCTGTTTGTCCGGCGGATGCCGTGCGTGTGGAATCGGGACGATGA